A genomic window from Silene latifolia isolate original U9 population chromosome Y, ASM4854445v1, whole genome shotgun sequence includes:
- the LOC141631671 gene encoding uncharacterized protein LOC141631671, whose product MDELSSSRTMIHGFNLNGERAVGMIRVNLTMGDLSSDTLFHVMDGKTSFKLLLGQPWKHENGVVASTLHQCLKYYRGGERKIDGDAKPFSKVDSFFADAKFFEENGTSSEFMPTTISSTGKGGKREKNIIKEDSAANPAKENDDKKDVDKASKTATPAASPKKQETTQKTTPPVLRYIPKSRRKDGESPFAECLTPKTEPKDKKSSLMFKQEWVAKVVTPLPSSSQTKIVRPPLNGFVCSSSQSSSEGNKGIFDSNAYKLLAKAGYDFTNPTPLGKVIEVEPYGLNKAQHEVFKQDGSFMVTRARLGYESPAPVKIGARRKGATLRLLKDITKEKRSKKMKERKRCIHIQLGNQGESKVKVSTPSLRINKKGAIHERLGGPSKTVFSRLGAPKKNSGKGYPLSTSATQNEEEVRVSDDLRSAIPSRMKRMQVVDIIQHEPLKARRRVLVLKGQSKNAEPIPSSSRPSGVKKPRDLEVTTSSYHITVEEVPDESEEVEADEAPETLEDGGQSTVDELKELNLGTREDPRPIYISALLTKEEEEEYYKLLVEYKDVFAWSYKEMPGLSPKIAVHRLAIKKGTSPKKQPQRRFRPKLVPEIEREVNKLIEAGFIREVKYSTWIANIVPV is encoded by the exons ATGGACGAACTCTCCAGTAGTCGAACAatgattcatggtttcaacttgaatggAGAGCGCGCAGTTGGCATGATCCGCGTGAACCTTACCATGGGTGATCTTTCTTCCGACACATTGTTCCATGTCATGGATGGCAAGACatcattcaaactattgctgggACAACCTTGGAAGCATGAGAATGGAGTTGTCgcctcaaccctccatcaatgcTTGAAATATTATCGTGGTGGTGAAAGAAAGATAGACGGAGATGCCAAACCTTTCTCTAAGGTCGACTCTTTCTTCGCTGATGCAAAATTCTTTGAAGAGAATGGTACTTCCAGTGAGttcatgccaaccaccatctcttcaaCAGGAAAAGGGGGTAAGCGGGAAAAGAACATCATCAAAGAAGATAGTGCTGCAAATCCTGCTAAAGAAAATGATGATAAGAAAGATGTAGACAAGGCCAGCAAAACAGCTACTCCTGCCGCATCACCCAAGAAGCAAGAGACGACGCAGAAAACTACACCACCAGTACTACGCTACATCCCAAAGTCTCGCCGCAAAGATGGGGAGAGTCCTTTTGCAGAGTGTCTAACACCAAAGACAGAGCCTAAGGATAAAAAGTCAAGTCTGATGTTCAAGCAGGAATGGGTGGCCAAAGTCGTTACACCTctaccaagttcatctcaaaCGAAGATTGTGAGACCTCCTCTGAATGGTTTTGTCTGTTCATCCAGTCAATCGTCAAGTGAGGGAAACAAGGGGATAtttgattccaatgcttacaagctaCTGGCAAAGGCTGGATATGACTTTACAAATCCGACTCCTCTCGGCAAAGTTATAGAAGTTGAGCCGTACGGTCTGAACAAAGCGCAACATGAAGTGTTCAAGCAAGATGGGAGCTTCATGGTGACCAGGGCCAGGCTCGGATATGAGTCTCCTGCGCCTGTGAAGATTGGTGCTCGTAGAAAAGGGGCTACTTTGCGTCTTCTCAAAGACATCACAAAAGAGAAGAGGTCGAAGAAAATGAAGGAGAGGAAAAGATGCATCCATATTCA GCTTGGCAATCAAGGAGAAAGTAAAGTCAAAGTGTCAACACCTTCGTTGCGCATAAACAAGAAGGGTGCAATACATGAACGCTTGGGCGGTCCATCAAAAACAGTCTTCAGTCGACTAGGGGCTCCCAAGAAGAATAGTGGCAAGGGTTATCCTCTCTCAACTTCTGCAacacaaaatgaagaagaagtaagAGTAAGCGATGACTTGAGAAGCGCAATACCATCTCGTATGAAGCGTATGCAAGTAGTGGATATCATCCAGCATGAGCCACTCAAAGCAAGGAGACGCGTACTAGTTCTCAAAGGCCAGTCAAAAAATGCTGAGCCTATTCCTTCATCTTCACGACCTTCTGGTGTAAAGAAGCCAAGAGATTTAGAAGTTACTACGTCGTCATATCACATCACAGTAGAAGAGGTACCTGATGAGAGTGAAGAAGTTGAGGCCGATGAGGCCCCGGAAACACTTGAAGACGGGGGGCAATCGACTGTGGATGAACTCAAGGAGCTCAACTTGGGAACTAGGGAAGATCCTCGACCCATTTATATTAGTGCTCTGCTgactaaagaagaagaagaggagtactACAAGTTATTGGTCGAGTACAAGGATGTCTTCGCTTGGAGCTATAAAGAGATGCCTGGACTTAGCCCAAAAATTGCAGTTCATCGTCTAGCAATCAAGAAAGGCACCAGTCCCAAAAAGCAACCTCAACGTCGTTTCAGGCCGAAGCTTGTACCTGAAATTGAAAGGGAAGTCAATAAACTCATTGAAGCAGGTTTCATTCGAGAAGTCAAATATTCTACCTGGATAGCAAACATTGTCCCGGTTTAA